The proteins below are encoded in one region of Rhizobium sp. 9140:
- a CDS encoding type II toxin-antitoxin system VapC family toxin — translation MKTLSIDTNVLVRLLVLDDTEQNEIVERLFKTSRFSVLWTVLLEAEWVLRKVFKIDSLRINDVFRSMLIEEVVQIERPDALARVLDLHSYGMDFADAVHLCLTDETMPFVTFDRDLVRLAKKLIPDASVELADTL, via the coding sequence ATGAAAACGCTGTCGATTGATACCAATGTTCTTGTCCGGCTGCTGGTCCTTGATGACACCGAGCAGAACGAGATCGTTGAGCGCCTTTTCAAGACCTCTCGGTTTTCTGTCCTGTGGACAGTGTTATTGGAAGCAGAGTGGGTGCTGCGAAAAGTCTTCAAGATAGATTCACTGCGGATCAACGACGTATTCAGATCCATGCTGATCGAAGAGGTGGTCCAAATCGAGCGTCCAGACGCGCTGGCGAGAGTTCTCGATCTTCACTCCTATGGCATGGATTTCGCTGATGCGGTGCATCTCTGCCTGACGGATGAAACCATGCCCTTCGTCACCTTCGACCGCGATCTCGTGCGCCTTGCAAAGAAGCTTATACCCGATGCCAGCGTCGAACTGGCAGATACACTCTAG
- a CDS encoding AbrB/MazE/SpoVT family DNA-binding domain-containing protein: MVELPRALRDAVGLFPGSEVEITESSGRLIVEPVPAVSPETMNKRKMAMEALLAKRIRYEGPPITDEMIDKAILDEAKRRWDGVQRRWGKDVDENAVD; the protein is encoded by the coding sequence ATGGTGGAACTACCGCGGGCACTCCGCGACGCTGTGGGGCTCTTTCCGGGATCCGAAGTGGAGATCACGGAGAGTTCGGGCAGGTTGATCGTGGAGCCTGTGCCTGCGGTTTCGCCGGAAACGATGAACAAGCGGAAAATGGCCATGGAGGCCCTTTTGGCAAAGCGGATCAGGTACGAAGGTCCGCCGATTACCGACGAAATGATTGATAAAGCCATTCTTGATGAGGCAAAACGGCGGTGGGACGGGGTTCAGCGACGGTGGGGCAAAGACGTCGATGAAAACGCTGTCGATTGA